From the Nocardiopsis changdeensis genome, one window contains:
- a CDS encoding PucR family transcriptional regulator, producing MLPTLAEVLRLPALQRARPRVVVGSEHLDVPVRWVHIAEVTDLAHLLRGGELVLSTGIAMPDDPHALKRYIDDLAAVGVSGIAVELGRKYHAELPGPFLDAAREAGVPVILLDREARFVEITEAVHIRVVNEQLEELRESEKLHSVFTRLSVEGADTDRILHEITQLSGCPVVLENLSHQVLACDLNGEDPGTLLTSWESRSRAVRSGTRTVHAPATGWLVTTVGARGQDWGRLILIAGANPTPRQSMLIERAATTLALGRLLERHQESLERQTHRTIIAGIIDRAYSDPEEALVRARAVGVPLNNRELLGLVLRLRENGTGLAAQARLSDTAEGAARACRELRLPALVGSLDDLRVGVLLALPPRRRVDATLHMLADRLAVTVGDAAVLAVGSTSDDIREVRRSFLEARQVGDVAVRQSDRRPFYRLPDLHLRGLLHLFRDDERLQTYVERELGPLLDHDARHGSDLTDMLRHYLAAGRNKALAAGNAHLSRPAFYDRLRRISNVLDADLDSVETCLSLHVALLSLDSVRDGQL from the coding sequence GTGGTCGGCTCCGAGCACCTGGACGTGCCCGTGCGCTGGGTCCACATCGCCGAGGTCACCGACCTGGCGCACCTGCTGCGCGGCGGCGAGCTCGTGCTCAGCACCGGCATCGCCATGCCCGACGACCCCCACGCGCTCAAGCGCTACATCGACGATCTCGCGGCCGTCGGCGTCAGCGGCATCGCCGTCGAGCTGGGCCGCAAGTACCACGCCGAGCTGCCGGGGCCGTTCCTGGACGCCGCCCGCGAGGCCGGGGTCCCGGTGATCCTGCTGGACCGGGAGGCCCGGTTCGTGGAGATCACCGAGGCCGTGCACATCCGGGTCGTCAACGAGCAGCTGGAGGAGCTGCGCGAGTCCGAGAAGCTCCACTCGGTCTTCACCCGACTGTCGGTGGAGGGCGCCGACACCGACCGCATCCTGCACGAGATCACCCAGCTGTCCGGCTGTCCGGTGGTCCTGGAGAACCTCTCCCACCAGGTCCTGGCCTGCGACCTCAACGGCGAGGACCCCGGGACCCTGCTCACCTCCTGGGAGAGCCGCTCGCGAGCCGTGCGGTCGGGCACGCGCACCGTCCACGCCCCGGCCACCGGCTGGCTGGTCACCACGGTCGGCGCGCGCGGGCAGGACTGGGGGCGGCTCATCCTCATCGCCGGGGCCAACCCCACCCCCCGCCAGAGCATGCTCATCGAGCGGGCGGCCACCACGCTGGCGCTGGGCCGGCTGCTCGAACGCCACCAGGAGAGCCTGGAGCGCCAGACCCACCGCACGATCATCGCGGGCATCATCGACCGCGCCTACTCCGACCCCGAGGAGGCCCTGGTGCGGGCCCGGGCCGTGGGCGTCCCCCTCAACAACCGCGAACTGCTGGGCCTGGTGCTGCGCCTGCGGGAGAACGGGACCGGCCTGGCCGCGCAGGCCCGCCTGTCCGACACCGCGGAGGGCGCCGCCCGCGCCTGCCGCGAGCTGCGGCTGCCCGCGCTGGTGGGCTCCCTGGACGACCTGCGGGTCGGCGTCCTGCTGGCGCTGCCGCCCCGGCGGCGCGTCGACGCCACCCTGCACATGCTCGCCGACCGGCTGGCGGTGACCGTCGGCGACGCCGCGGTGCTCGCGGTCGGCTCCACCTCGGACGACATCCGCGAGGTGCGCCGCTCCTTCCTGGAGGCGCGCCAGGTGGGCGACGTGGCGGTCCGCCAGAGCGACCGGCGGCCCTTCTACCGCCTGCCCGACCTGCACCTGCGCGGGCTGCTGCACCTGTTCCGCGACGACGAGCGGCTGCAGACCTACGTGGAGCGCGAGCTGGGCCCGCTGCTGGACCACGACGCCCGGCACGGCTCGGACCTCACCGACATGCTCCGCCACTACCTGGCGGCGGGGCGCAACAAGGCGCTGGCGGCGGGCAACGCGCACCTGTCCCGGCCCGCGTTCTACGATCGGCTGCGCAGGATCTCCAACGTGCTCGACGCCGACCTGGACTCGGTCGAGACCTGCCTGTCCCTGCACGTGGCCCTGCTGTCACTGGATTCGGTGCGCGACGGCCAGCTTTGA
- a CDS encoding Lrp/AsnC family transcriptional regulator, whose protein sequence is MNGQSDPAPQRRGNGIVLDETAKRIIEVLQEDGRRSYAAIGKAVGLSEAAVRQRVQRLLESGVVQVVGVTDPMMLGFHRQAMIGVRTDGDLNTAADVISEIPGVEYVVITAGSFDLLVEVVAEDDARLLEILAAMRAVDSVVSTETFLYLRLRKQTYAWGTR, encoded by the coding sequence GTGAACGGCCAGTCGGACCCCGCCCCCCAGCGCAGGGGCAACGGCATCGTCCTGGACGAGACCGCCAAACGCATCATCGAGGTGCTCCAGGAGGACGGCCGCCGGTCCTACGCCGCCATCGGCAAGGCCGTGGGCCTGTCCGAGGCCGCCGTGCGCCAGCGCGTCCAGCGCCTGCTGGAGTCCGGGGTGGTCCAGGTCGTGGGGGTCACCGACCCCATGATGCTCGGCTTCCACCGCCAGGCCATGATCGGCGTGCGCACCGACGGCGACCTCAACACCGCCGCCGACGTGATCTCCGAGATCCCCGGGGTGGAGTACGTCGTCATCACGGCGGGCTCCTTCGACCTGCTGGTCGAGGTCGTCGCCGAGGACGACGCCCGCCTGCTGGAGATCCTGGCGGCCATGCGCGCCGTCGACTCGGTGGTCTCCACCGAGACCTTCCTGTACCTCAGGCTCCGCAAGCAGACCTACGCCTGGGGCACCCGGTAG